The sequence below is a genomic window from Plasmodium reichenowi strain SY57 chromosome Unknown, whole genome shotgun sequence.
ttcaattttttttaattacttatttattaatttatatttaaaaaataaattactattaaaaaatgaaattcataaattacatataataaaaaaaaattgtgtaaataataatcattgtaataataatgtatgctattataataataaaagtgaaaaaaaattaccTGACCGTTTCGAGCTATTTTTCAATTATCTCCTGACTTATtcagaaaaaaatgtaattcGCATTGGtcagaaaaaaaaaaaaaaatataacaataataacaataataatgataataataataataataataataataatataagaaatggaatatatttaaaagagGAGAAGATATGTACTTCATACGATAATCCAAACAAAGagaacaaaatattaaataataaatataattataatgatcTAAATATTGATCAGAAAAGTATTTATGGTATGAGTGAGCATCATGAACGTATGATTAAACATGAAGAGGGagaaaacaaaatgaattattatgatgaggaaatatttatgaaagaagatgaaaaagaaaGGAACTTCagtttaaaaatatatcaaaattGTAAAAGTTCTTTGTCTTTAATAAAActttttgttatttttgAAATTAAAGAGATGTTAGAATTATACGAAATAATACAAAAGGAATTATTACTTCCtcatttgtatataaataaaaacgAGTATGATACAACTACTacaaataatgataataataatgataataataatgataattttttggTGAGTTCACTTCTTTCTAcagatatatatatacaagaGTTTAATCTGTTCataaatagaaatataaataaaaatataatattaaatcaaaacaccattttcataaaaaatagaaatgAAGAGTTGTGTTGTGATAAATCACAAATGGTTGATAAGgaagaaattataaaaatagaaattgaagagataaaaaatgaaaataaaaagaatgatATATACATAGGAATAAAAAATCAGAGAAGTGTTAATCAATACAATGTCGAGAATACTTATAAGGATATTccaaaagaaaatatagaaagagaaagaaatgtatatttaaataatatattatgcaCTAGTGTTTATTATGAAGAAGATGTCTTATATGAATATTCATTATGtgaaaaaatgaatattatattaaaagtaGAAAGAGAAgattcatttaataaaaaaattaataatgataaaaacATTATTGTAACGATATATGCTCATAATTTTGTTGGTTATATTTTACCTACACAtgtaaattttatttattatttatattccatatattatttaagaaaaaaaaaaagtacacatatttttaattgttGTATGAGAAATGTATTACGAGAAAAATGTCGAgtgaataaaaaaaaatggtatgaatataaaaataatgagtataaagaaaaagatgaaaaaaaaaaaaaaaaaagtcccctttttattattaaa
It includes:
- a CDS encoding putative membrane protein (conserved Plasmodium membrane protein, unknown function) — encoded protein: SIFFNYLFINLYLKNKLLLKNEIHKLHIIKKNCVNNNHCNNNVCYYNNKSEKKLPDRFELFFNYLLTYSEKNVIRIGQKKKKKYNNNNNNNDNNNNNNNNNIRNGIYLKEEKICTSYDNPNKENKILNNKYNYNDLNIDQKSIYGMSEHHERMIKHEEGENKMNYYDEEIFMKEDEKERNFSLKIYQNCKSSLSLIKLFVIFEIKEMLELYEIIQKELLLPHLYINKNEYDTTTTNNDNNNDNNNDNFLVSSLLSTDIYIQEFNLFINRNINKNIILNQNTIFIKNRNEELCCDKSQMVDKEEIIKIEIEEIKNENKKNDIYIGIKNQRSVNQYNVENTYKDIPKENIERERNVYLNNILCTSVYYEEDVLYEYSLCEKMNIILKVEREDSFNKKINNDKNIIVTIYAHNFVGYILPTHVNFIYYLYSIYYLRKKKSTHIFNCCMRNVLREKCRVNKKKWYEYKNNEYKEKDEKKKKKSPLFIIKIIIKNFKLQLFCISNQYNVLNNDSNVVCTKGLGNNKNVI